Proteins co-encoded in one Meiothermus sp. genomic window:
- a CDS encoding LCP family protein, with protein MAQPPSRHRTRSSAWAYGRRSGPRLSLVLLGLALLTLAFALAYEPQINKTRAGLLGEYQNRGLSEELSLVVAARDTEYCGYHTACGPGLRTDTIFYIRLRGSEATVVAIPRDLRYVGETPKGYFEGKINTVYERGGAEGLRLAVSELLGVPVEHHVILTFEAVMKLVNAVDGVDVVLPYPMKYTDRAAGLYIDFPAGPVHLDGKDAVKYMRFRRWEGSDLGRLDRIKEVMGLALRKAQNPRYWSRLPGVASAVWNSLETSLASSEALRLLPNLRNLTLKSATLPTLEEGNSLIPDPAAMPSFVAGLLGQTADAEVMARLVQAEALGLKTLLLDQSGTGQGERYRQGFIEMGLPPPEVQLGEAGGSSVVLVRSGVSVVGRESPAFVLARDYADLLHLPLQTRIRLEPRGYDVIIVLGPT; from the coding sequence ATGGCACAGCCGCCAAGTCGCCACCGTACCCGTTCAAGTGCCTGGGCGTATGGGCGTCGTTCTGGGCCACGGCTTTCGCTGGTTTTGCTCGGACTGGCCTTGCTTACCCTGGCTTTTGCGCTGGCCTATGAACCGCAGATTAATAAGACACGGGCCGGGTTGTTGGGTGAATATCAGAACAGGGGCCTTTCCGAAGAACTTAGCCTGGTGGTAGCAGCCCGCGACACCGAATACTGCGGCTACCATACCGCTTGTGGGCCGGGGCTCCGCACCGACACCATTTTTTACATCCGCTTGCGCGGCTCGGAGGCTACCGTGGTAGCCATTCCCCGCGATTTACGCTACGTTGGCGAAACACCCAAGGGCTACTTCGAGGGCAAAATCAACACCGTCTACGAACGAGGCGGAGCCGAAGGTCTGCGCCTGGCCGTGTCCGAATTGCTAGGCGTACCGGTAGAGCACCACGTGATTTTGACCTTTGAAGCCGTCATGAAGCTGGTGAATGCGGTGGACGGGGTGGATGTGGTGCTGCCCTATCCGATGAAGTACACCGACCGGGCGGCTGGTTTGTACATCGACTTTCCCGCCGGCCCGGTACATCTGGATGGGAAAGACGCTGTCAAATACATGCGCTTTCGCCGCTGGGAGGGCTCCGACCTGGGCCGGCTGGATCGCATCAAGGAAGTGATGGGGCTGGCGCTTCGCAAAGCCCAGAATCCCCGCTACTGGTCGCGCTTGCCGGGGGTCGCCAGTGCGGTGTGGAACTCCCTCGAGACCAGTCTTGCCTCGAGCGAAGCCCTGCGTTTGCTGCCCAACCTGCGTAACCTGACCCTAAAAAGCGCCACCCTACCCACCCTGGAAGAGGGCAACTCTCTGATACCCGATCCGGCCGCCATGCCTTCCTTTGTCGCGGGGCTGCTGGGCCAGACCGCCGATGCCGAGGTGATGGCCCGGCTGGTGCAGGCCGAGGCCCTGGGCCTCAAAACCCTGCTACTCGACCAGAGTGGAACCGGGCAAGGCGAGCGCTACCGGCAGGGCTTTATCGAGATGGGCCTGCCACCGCCCGAAGTGCAGCTTGGAGAGGCAGGGGGCTCGAGCGTGGTCTTGGTACGCAGTGGTGTTTCGGTGGTGGGTCGCGAGTCCCCGGCTTTCGTGCTGGCTAGAGACTACGCCGATCTGCTGCATCTGCCACTGCAAACCCGCATCCGCCTCGAGCCCAGGGGCTACGATGTGATCATCGTGCTAGGGCCAACTTGA
- a CDS encoding BMP family protein codes for MFFIGGDGNLNFLGDTDNNPATLNHALTCMLKRVDVAAQRAVESVARNTFQGGLISLGLRENGLGYALDAYNQALLPESLRREVNAIRQAIVAGRIVVPDKR; via the coding sequence ATGTTCTTCATCGGGGGCGACGGCAACCTGAACTTTTTGGGCGATACCGACAACAACCCCGCTACCCTCAACCACGCCCTCACCTGCATGCTCAAGCGGGTGGATGTGGCAGCCCAGCGCGCGGTGGAATCGGTGGCCCGCAACACCTTCCAGGGCGGCCTGATCAGCCTGGGGCTCAGGGAAAACGGCCTGGGCTATGCGCTGGATGCCTACAACCAGGCGCTCTTGCCCGAAAGCCTGCGCCGCGAAGTGAACGCCATCCGCCAGGCCATTGTGGCCGGGCGGATTGTGGTGCCAGATAAACGCTAG
- a CDS encoding IS630 family transposase yields the protein MVFLFRLLFPELELEVWGFDERRIGLKPIRRRVWALRGRTPLAQERPRYRWLYVYAFIRPGTGESEYWLLPSVSVEGFQLVLEAFARLRGAGAGKLVLVVLDQAGWHTSGRVEPAKGLGLCYLPPYSPELQPVERVWGLIDAVVANGQVQDEEELWAKVEARCAYLQTQPALIQSYTLFHWWPGGC from the coding sequence ATGGTTTTCCTGTTCAGGTTGCTCTTTCCTGAACTGGAGTTGGAGGTGTGGGGCTTTGATGAGCGCCGAATAGGGCTGAAGCCCATCCGCCGACGGGTATGGGCCTTGCGAGGGAGGACGCCGCTAGCGCAGGAGCGGCCCCGCTATCGCTGGCTGTATGTGTACGCCTTCATAAGACCGGGTACGGGGGAAAGCGAGTACTGGCTGCTGCCCTCGGTCTCGGTGGAGGGGTTCCAGTTGGTGTTGGAGGCCTTTGCCCGGCTACGGGGGGCGGGGGCGGGCAAGCTGGTACTGGTGGTGCTGGATCAGGCTGGCTGGCACACCTCGGGGCGGGTGGAGCCAGCCAAGGGCCTGGGGCTGTGTTATCTGCCACCCTACTCGCCCGAGTTGCAGCCGGTAGAACGAGTCTGGGGGCTCATTGACGCGGTCGTGGCCAATGGGCAGGTGCAGGATGAAGAGGAGCTGTGGGCCAAGGTGGAAGCCCGGTGCGCTTACCTACAAACCCAGCCCGCGCTTATCCAGAGCTACACCCTATTTCACTGGTGGCCGGGGGGATGTTAG
- a CDS encoding methylated-DNA--[protein]-cysteine S-methyltransferase codes for MYSLLIPTPIGPLYAKAGAQGLLSVELLVLGEGFPERPNALLNDLARRVEAYFTGKGETFLEVPLDYGGLEARRVALYEAVRRIPLGQTRSYAQMGRLCGLTPRAAGAGMRACPFFLVVPAQRVIHADGRLGGFAGREGVKEWLLRWEGAQLSP; via the coding sequence ATGTATAGCCTGCTGATTCCTACCCCCATTGGTCCGCTCTACGCCAAAGCTGGTGCCCAGGGGCTGCTGTCGGTGGAGCTGCTGGTTTTGGGGGAGGGCTTTCCCGAACGTCCCAACGCCCTGCTCAACGACCTGGCCCGGCGGGTAGAGGCCTACTTTACCGGTAAAGGTGAAACTTTTTTGGAAGTACCCCTGGATTACGGCGGCCTCGAGGCCCGCCGGGTCGCACTATACGAAGCAGTGCGGCGCATTCCCCTCGGCCAGACCCGCAGCTACGCCCAGATGGGGCGCTTGTGTGGCCTCACGCCTCGGGCAGCGGGAGCGGGTATGCGGGCCTGTCCGTTTTTCCTGGTGGTTCCGGCGCAGCGCGTGATTCATGCCGATGGGCGGCTGGGGGGTTTTGCCGGGCGGGAGGGCGTTAAGGAGTGGCTTTTGCGATGGGAGGGGGCTCAGTTGTCGCCCTGA
- a CDS encoding winged helix-turn-helix domain-containing protein: MQLAQHQRRPRLELQLRHHPDNLHALYRESQDHTERARWHALWLLARGQSIPEVARNLGYTDRWVRQVIHRYNQGLPMKNLRHENKGRAPLVPPELQEGFRQALLQPHPRDGLWSIRNAAEWLAERLGRPVDGRRAWYWMRRLGLAPLRPRPRHREADAKRQEAFKKSSF, encoded by the coding sequence ATGCAACTGGCCCAACATCAGCGCCGCCCCCGGTTGGAACTCCAACTGCGACACCATCCGGATAACCTCCACGCCCTCTACCGGGAGTCCCAAGACCACACCGAACGCGCCCGCTGGCACGCTCTCTGGCTGCTGGCCAGGGGTCAGAGCATCCCCGAGGTAGCCAGGAATCTGGGCTATACCGATCGCTGGGTGCGTCAGGTAATCCACCGCTACAATCAGGGCCTGCCCATGAAGAATCTGCGGCACGAGAACAAAGGCCGGGCCCCCCTCGTACCGCCCGAACTCCAGGAGGGCTTCCGCCAGGCCCTCCTCCAGCCCCATCCCAGGGACGGGCTTTGGAGCATACGCAACGCTGCGGAGTGGCTGGCTGAAAGGCTGGGACGTCCGGTGGATGGGCGGCGGGCCTGGTACTGGATGCGTCGCCTGGGCCTGGCCCCGCTGCGCCCCCGGCCGCGCCACCGGGAGGCGGATGCGAAGCGGCAGGAGGCTTTCAAAAAAAGCTCTTTCTGA
- a CDS encoding aldehyde dehydrogenase family protein: MTLTELMETLPYGPAPEAAQPALDWIQAHKGRFQLFIAGRWRKPASQEWFTTLNPANSQPLAEVAQASAADVDEAVKAARKAFASWSQTKGHVRARYLYAMARQIQKHARLFAVLETLDNGKPIRETRDIDIPLVARHFYYHAGWAQLMESELAGYGPVGVVGQIIPWNFPLLMLAWKIAPALAMGNTVVLKPAEFTPLTALLFAEICQQIGLPPGVVNIITGDGKTGAALVEHPGVDKIAFTGSTEVGRLIRKATAGSGKKLSLELGGKSPFVVFEDADLDSAVEGVVDAIWFNQGQVCCAGSRLLVQESIAEKMYAKLRARMEKLRVGDPLDKAVDIGAIIAPVQLQKIQRLVQKGVEEGARLWQPSWAVPAEGCFYPPTLFTDVAPASTIAQEEIFGPVLAALTFRTPEEAVRLANNTRYGLAASIWSEDINLALDVATQIKAGTIWINSTNLFDAASGFGGYRESGFGREGGKEGLWEYVKKTARAPKAKAVAGKTRAAQPVAAVPPIDRTAKLFIGGKQVRPDSGYSKVVYDPDGHPIGEVGLGNRKDIRNAVEAARGAFESWRKTSGHNKAQILYFLAENLSERAEEFARRIAQQTGQDGAAEVEAALEALFTAAAWADKYEGVVHNTPIRNVTLAVPEPIGVMGILCPDDQPLLALARLAGTALAMGNTLVVVPSPLAPLTATDFYQVLETSDIPAGTFNLVTGERDDLAKTLAEHDDVDALWYAGPQAGWALVEKASASNMKRTWTLPASGPLPDFDEILRQATQVKNIWVPYGA; the protein is encoded by the coding sequence ATGACCCTCACTGAACTTATGGAAACCCTCCCCTACGGCCCCGCCCCCGAGGCGGCCCAACCCGCCCTGGACTGGATCCAAGCCCACAAGGGCCGGTTTCAGCTCTTCATTGCAGGCCGGTGGCGCAAGCCGGCCAGCCAGGAATGGTTCACCACCCTCAACCCGGCCAACAGCCAGCCCCTGGCCGAGGTGGCCCAGGCCAGCGCTGCCGACGTGGACGAGGCGGTCAAGGCCGCCCGCAAAGCCTTTGCAAGCTGGAGCCAGACCAAAGGCCACGTGCGGGCCCGCTACCTGTACGCCATGGCCCGCCAGATTCAGAAGCACGCCCGCCTGTTTGCCGTGCTGGAAACCCTGGACAACGGCAAGCCCATCCGCGAGACCCGCGATATTGATATCCCCCTGGTGGCCCGCCATTTCTACTACCACGCGGGCTGGGCCCAGCTCATGGAAAGTGAGCTGGCGGGCTATGGGCCGGTGGGGGTGGTGGGGCAGATTATCCCCTGGAACTTTCCCCTGCTGATGCTGGCCTGGAAGATTGCCCCCGCCCTGGCCATGGGCAATACGGTGGTGCTCAAGCCCGCCGAGTTTACCCCCCTGACCGCGCTTCTGTTCGCCGAAATTTGCCAGCAGATTGGCCTGCCGCCGGGGGTAGTCAACATTATCACCGGCGACGGGAAGACCGGCGCGGCCCTGGTGGAGCACCCTGGGGTGGACAAGATCGCTTTTACCGGCTCGACCGAGGTGGGCCGCCTGATCCGAAAAGCCACCGCCGGCAGCGGCAAAAAGCTCTCCCTCGAGCTCGGGGGCAAGTCGCCTTTTGTGGTCTTCGAGGATGCCGACCTCGACAGCGCGGTGGAGGGCGTGGTGGACGCCATCTGGTTCAACCAGGGCCAGGTCTGCTGCGCGGGCTCGAGGCTTTTGGTACAGGAGAGCATCGCCGAAAAGATGTACGCCAAGCTCCGCGCCCGCATGGAAAAACTGCGGGTGGGCGACCCACTGGACAAGGCGGTGGACATCGGGGCCATCATCGCGCCGGTGCAGTTGCAAAAAATCCAGCGGCTGGTGCAAAAAGGCGTGGAGGAAGGAGCCAGGCTCTGGCAGCCGAGCTGGGCCGTCCCCGCCGAAGGCTGTTTCTACCCCCCCACCCTCTTCACAGACGTCGCCCCGGCTTCCACCATCGCCCAGGAGGAGATTTTCGGGCCGGTGCTGGCCGCTCTCACCTTCCGCACCCCCGAGGAGGCCGTCCGGCTGGCCAACAACACCCGCTACGGCCTGGCTGCCTCCATCTGGAGCGAGGACATCAACCTGGCCCTGGATGTGGCCACCCAGATCAAGGCCGGCACCATCTGGATCAACAGCACCAACCTCTTCGACGCCGCCAGCGGCTTTGGCGGCTACCGCGAGAGCGGTTTTGGACGCGAGGGGGGCAAGGAAGGGCTGTGGGAGTACGTCAAGAAAACCGCCAGAGCGCCAAAGGCAAAAGCGGTGGCCGGGAAAACCAGGGCCGCACAGCCGGTAGCTGCTGTGCCCCCCATTGACCGCACCGCCAAACTCTTTATCGGCGGGAAGCAGGTGCGCCCCGACAGCGGCTACAGCAAGGTAGTCTACGACCCCGATGGGCACCCCATCGGCGAGGTGGGGCTGGGCAACCGCAAGGATATCCGCAACGCGGTGGAGGCCGCTCGAGGGGCCTTTGAGAGCTGGCGCAAAACCAGCGGCCACAACAAAGCCCAGATCCTGTACTTCCTGGCCGAGAACCTTTCCGAGCGGGCCGAGGAGTTCGCCCGGCGCATCGCACAGCAGACCGGGCAGGACGGCGCCGCCGAGGTCGAGGCGGCCCTCGAGGCCCTCTTCACCGCCGCGGCCTGGGCCGATAAGTACGAGGGCGTGGTGCACAACACCCCCATCCGCAACGTGACCCTGGCCGTCCCGGAGCCCATCGGCGTGATGGGCATCCTCTGCCCCGACGACCAGCCCCTCCTGGCCCTGGCCCGGCTGGCCGGAACCGCCCTGGCCATGGGCAACACCCTGGTGGTGGTGCCCTCTCCCCTGGCCCCCCTCACGGCCACCGACTTCTACCAGGTGCTGGAGACCTCCGACATCCCCGCCGGAACCTTTAACCTCGTGACCGGCGAGCGCGACGACCTGGCCAAGACCCTGGCCGAGCACGACGACGTAGACGCCCTCTGGTATGCCGGCCCCCAGGCCGGCTGGGCCCTGGTAGAAAAGGCCAGCGCCAGCAACATGAAGCGCACCTGGACGCTACCCGCCAGCGGCCCCCTGCCCGACTTCGACGAAATACTCAGGCAGGCCACCCAGGTTAAGAACATCTGGGTTCCTTATGGGGCCTAA
- the deoC gene encoding deoxyribose-phosphate aldolase, whose protein sequence is MATATLPHTHPLPERNPGTPFDPGALEGALVNKSAVERRAATLPTRRTVKKEWQAAWLLHAIRTIDLTTLSGDDTPGTVRRLCAKARQPVRPELLRDLGVPHLRLTTGAVCVYHEMVPTAVEALEGSGIPVAAVSTGFPAGLTPHRLKLQEIEASVAAGASEIDIVISRRHVLTGNWKALYQEVRDFREACGPAHMKSILAVGELGTLKNVYKASMVCMQAGSDFIKTSTGKEAVNATLQNSLVMVRAIRAFYEQTGYKVGFKPAGGIRTAKQALDWLILMKEELGHEWMQPHLFRIGASALLNDIERQLEHFAYGRYASMQYQPLG, encoded by the coding sequence ATGGCAACCGCAACCCTACCCCACACCCATCCGCTGCCGGAGCGCAACCCCGGCACCCCCTTCGACCCCGGCGCCCTCGAGGGCGCACTGGTCAACAAAAGTGCGGTCGAGCGGCGGGCCGCCACCCTGCCCACCCGCCGCACGGTCAAAAAGGAGTGGCAGGCCGCCTGGCTGCTGCACGCCATCCGCACCATCGACCTCACCACCCTCTCGGGCGACGATACCCCCGGCACGGTGCGGCGGCTGTGCGCCAAGGCCCGTCAGCCGGTGCGCCCGGAGCTGCTGCGCGACCTGGGCGTACCCCACCTGCGGCTCACCACCGGGGCGGTGTGTGTCTACCACGAGATGGTGCCCACCGCGGTGGAGGCCCTGGAGGGCTCCGGTATTCCGGTAGCCGCGGTCTCAACCGGGTTTCCAGCGGGCCTCACCCCGCACCGCCTCAAGCTACAGGAGATCGAGGCCTCGGTGGCTGCCGGGGCCAGTGAGATTGATATTGTAATCTCGCGCCGTCACGTTCTGACCGGTAACTGGAAAGCCCTCTACCAGGAGGTGCGCGACTTCCGCGAGGCCTGCGGCCCGGCCCACATGAAAAGCATCCTGGCCGTGGGCGAGCTGGGCACCCTCAAAAACGTCTACAAGGCCAGTATGGTGTGCATGCAGGCCGGCTCGGATTTCATCAAAACCTCCACCGGCAAAGAGGCGGTCAACGCCACCCTGCAAAACAGCCTGGTGATGGTGCGGGCCATCCGGGCTTTTTACGAGCAGACCGGCTACAAGGTGGGCTTCAAGCCCGCCGGGGGCATCCGCACCGCCAAGCAGGCCCTGGACTGGCTCATTCTGATGAAGGAGGAGCTGGGCCACGAGTGGATGCAGCCGCACCTCTTCCGGATTGGGGCCAGCGCCCTGTTGAACGACATCGAACGGCAGCTCGAGCACTTCGCCTACGGTCGCTATGCCTCCATGCAGTACCAGCCGCTGGGCTAG
- a CDS encoding putative nucleotidyltransferase substrate binding domain-containing protein: MDSEFSRYRAFLRQYPPFDQLTEADWVGLEGALTLHRFAPGAVILEPTGKEAEGLYVVYQGTVRLEQDRQAVAWLEPGEAFGYPSLLGQQPPSLTVRAEGEATCLRLSKEAFRQLLQKPGFALFFSARLAERLRLLQPVALHLPDLGQPAGEAAEAPVWLEAGATVAQAARLMRERGVSALLLQQPQGLSILTDRDLRNRVLAEELAYSTPAARVASAPAKTLPASTPLYEALAYMEQQGIHHLPLTQGHQVVGLLTDRAFLRRWLQTPLALLRRLSQADDPRALSDYRPQLEAIVQQMLVAGFAVQAITRQVSLLTDALTRSLLRRAEQALGPPPCPYAWLALGSEGRAEQALLTDQDNALAYQEQSAAGYFQALARQVLDGLLQAGLPPCPGGFMADRWGFPLAEWEARFDRWLTNPEGENLLEAQIFLDFRSIAGGLSLEPLTDRLRRASQNRPFLTALARSALVFTPPLGLLGRLRFEEGTINLKKGGLAAIVALARVYGLEAQSLARPTLERLRAAALARVISKEEAEDLSEAFLFLSHLRLRHQLQALAQGQPPTNRVAQAALTPRELQVLRQVFLRIRQAQQTLAARFRLQVL; the protein is encoded by the coding sequence CTGGATTCGGAATTTTCTCGCTACCGGGCCTTCTTAAGGCAGTATCCCCCCTTCGATCAGCTCACCGAGGCCGACTGGGTAGGGCTCGAGGGGGCCCTTACCCTCCATCGCTTCGCCCCAGGGGCAGTGATCCTCGAGCCCACCGGGAAGGAGGCCGAGGGCCTGTACGTGGTTTACCAGGGCACGGTGCGGCTGGAGCAGGACAGGCAGGCCGTGGCCTGGCTCGAGCCCGGCGAGGCCTTTGGCTACCCCTCCCTGCTGGGCCAGCAACCCCCCAGCCTGACGGTGCGGGCCGAAGGCGAGGCCACCTGCTTGCGTCTGAGCAAAGAGGCCTTCCGTCAACTGCTGCAAAAACCCGGCTTTGCCCTGTTCTTTAGCGCCCGGCTGGCCGAGCGGCTGCGGCTGTTGCAGCCGGTGGCCCTCCACCTGCCCGACCTGGGGCAGCCGGCCGGCGAGGCCGCCGAAGCCCCGGTCTGGCTCGAGGCCGGCGCCACCGTCGCCCAGGCCGCCCGGCTCATGCGCGAGCGGGGGGTGAGCGCGTTGCTCCTCCAGCAGCCCCAGGGGCTCTCTATCCTTACCGACCGCGACCTGCGCAACCGGGTGCTGGCCGAGGAACTCGCCTACAGCACCCCCGCCGCCCGCGTAGCCAGCGCCCCGGCCAAAACCCTGCCCGCCAGCACCCCGCTCTACGAAGCCCTGGCCTATATGGAGCAACAGGGCATCCACCACCTGCCGCTCACCCAGGGCCACCAGGTGGTGGGCCTGCTGACCGACCGGGCCTTCCTGCGGCGCTGGCTTCAGACCCCTTTGGCCCTGCTGCGTCGGCTTTCACAAGCCGACGACCCCCGCGCGCTTTCGGATTACCGCCCGCAGCTCGAGGCCATCGTGCAGCAGATGTTGGTGGCGGGGTTCGCGGTACAGGCCATCACCCGGCAGGTGAGCCTCCTCACCGACGCCCTCACCCGCAGCCTCCTCCGCCGGGCCGAGCAAGCCCTGGGCCCCCCGCCCTGCCCCTACGCCTGGCTGGCCCTGGGCTCCGAGGGACGCGCCGAGCAGGCCCTGCTCACCGACCAGGACAACGCCCTGGCCTACCAGGAGCAAAGCGCCGCTGGCTACTTTCAGGCTCTGGCCCGGCAGGTGCTGGACGGGCTGTTGCAAGCGGGGCTCCCCCCCTGCCCTGGGGGTTTTATGGCCGACCGCTGGGGTTTTCCCCTGGCCGAGTGGGAAGCCCGCTTCGACCGGTGGCTAACCAACCCCGAAGGCGAGAACCTGCTGGAAGCCCAGATCTTCCTCGACTTTCGCAGCATTGCTGGGGGGCTTTCCCTCGAGCCCCTCACAGACCGCCTGCGCCGGGCCTCGCAAAACCGGCCCTTCCTTACCGCGCTGGCCCGCTCGGCCCTGGTCTTCACCCCGCCTCTGGGCTTGCTGGGCCGCCTCCGCTTCGAGGAGGGCACCATCAACCTCAAGAAAGGGGGCCTGGCCGCTATTGTGGCGCTGGCGCGGGTGTATGGCCTCGAGGCCCAGAGCCTGGCCCGCCCCACCCTCGAGCGCCTGCGGGCCGCCGCGCTGGCCAGGGTGATCTCCAAAGAAGAAGCCGAAGACCTGAGCGAAGCCTTTTTGTTCCTGTCCCACCTGCGCCTGCGCCACCAGCTCCAGGCCCTGGCCCAGGGCCAGCCCCCCACCAACCGGGTGGCCCAGGCCGCCCTCACCCCCCGCGAGCTGCAGGTGCTGCGCCAGGTTTTTTTGCGGATACGCCAGGCCCAGCAGACCCTGGCGGCGCGTTTTCGGCTGCAAGTTTTGTAA